In uncultured Fusobacterium sp., a genomic segment contains:
- a CDS encoding DUF1456 family protein has translation MLNNDIIRRVRYALNIKDNTMLQIFKSMGCEMTHEKLLNLLKREGEEGFEKCNNKTLEAFLDGLIILKRGKQEEKPGEPAHQPTKMNKNNINNIILKKLKIALSFRSENMLEIFKLAGLELSSSELSALFRKEDHKNYRECGDKYIRNFLKGLTIYYRG, from the coding sequence ATGTTAAATAATGATATAATTAGAAGAGTAAGATATGCATTAAATATTAAAGATAATACAATGCTTCAAATTTTTAAATCTATGGGTTGTGAGATGACTCATGAAAAACTTTTAAATCTTCTTAAAAGAGAGGGAGAAGAGGGATTTGAAAAGTGTAATAATAAGACATTAGAAGCTTTTTTAGATGGATTAATTATTTTAAAAAGAGGAAAACAAGAGGAAAAACCTGGAGAACCAGCTCATCAACCTACAAAAATGAATAAAAATAATATAAATAACATCATTTTAAAAAAGTTGAAAATAGCATTATCTTTTAGAAGTGAAAATATGCTAGAAATTTTTAAACTAGCTGGATTAGAATTATCTTCATCAGAATTAAGTGCATTGTTTAGAAAAGAGGATCATAAAAATTATAGAGAATGTGGAGATAAATATATAAGAAACTTTTTAAAAGGGCTTACTATTTATTATAGAGGTTAA
- a CDS encoding [FeFe] hydrogenase, group A — MSNKSMILQSSFGSVFSTAENLEEKNVIENNNRMVVVAGRVNNPGMIEIPENATLNDVIGLAGGIKNKKSFKAAQFGLPFGGFLTKSGLDKAIDFSLFPEGTDRNIIILSEEDCIVSFAKFYVEFLMSKIESSEYETYTAVKEEIERIWRILDRISKGKANMRDVYLLRYLSETIKTKLNQKHNLVLECIEEEEFYEEIEEHIEEHKCSAGQCIHLLKFRITDKCIGCTACARVCPVKCISGKLKEKHVLDTDKCTHCGQCVAACPVGAIFEGDHTMKLLKDLATPNRLVVVQVAPAVRVAIGEAFGFEPGTNVEKRLVGALKKLGVDYVFDTTWAADITVMEEASEFQERLERYYKGDDTVRLPILTSCCPAWVKFIEQNYPDMLDVPSSAKSPMQIFSTIAKDIWAKELGYKRERVSVVGIMPCLAKKYEAARPEFSRGDNYDTDYVISTRELIKIFKESGIDLKDVEEMEFDNPLGEYSGAGIIFGRTGGVIEAATRSTVEMITGTPLEEIEFKELRGWEGFRAAELTIGHIELRIGIAHGLEEAAKMLDKIRAGEEFFHAIEIMACKGGCIGGGGQPKAIKKQAVLEARAEGLNNIDRSLKIRRSHDNPYVKALYEKYLDYPLSHKAHELLHTKYFPKIKNR, encoded by the coding sequence ATGTCAAATAAAAGTATGATACTTCAAAGTTCATTTGGATCAGTTTTCTCAACTGCTGAAAATCTTGAAGAAAAAAACGTTATTGAAAATAACAATAGAATGGTAGTTGTTGCAGGAAGAGTAAATAATCCAGGAATGATTGAAATACCAGAAAATGCAACATTAAATGACGTTATTGGGTTAGCTGGAGGAATAAAAAATAAAAAAAGTTTTAAAGCTGCTCAATTTGGATTACCTTTCGGAGGATTTTTAACTAAGAGTGGTTTAGATAAAGCTATTGATTTTTCTCTTTTCCCAGAAGGAACAGATAGAAATATAATAATTTTATCTGAAGAAGATTGTATAGTTTCATTTGCGAAATTCTATGTAGAGTTCTTAATGAGTAAAATAGAAAGCAGTGAATATGAAACTTATACAGCTGTAAAAGAAGAGATTGAAAGAATTTGGAGAATACTTGATAGAATTTCTAAAGGTAAAGCTAATATGAGAGACGTTTACTTACTTAGATACCTTTCAGAAACTATTAAAACTAAATTAAATCAAAAACACAATCTAGTTTTAGAATGTATAGAAGAAGAAGAGTTCTATGAAGAGATAGAAGAACATATTGAAGAGCATAAATGTAGTGCTGGACAATGTATTCACCTATTAAAATTCAGAATTACTGATAAATGTATAGGATGTACTGCTTGTGCAAGAGTTTGTCCAGTAAAATGTATTAGTGGAAAATTAAAAGAAAAACACGTTCTTGATACAGATAAATGTACTCACTGTGGACAATGTGTTGCTGCATGTCCAGTAGGAGCAATCTTTGAAGGAGATCATACAATGAAACTTCTAAAAGATTTAGCAACACCAAACAGACTTGTTGTTGTTCAAGTAGCTCCAGCAGTAAGAGTAGCAATTGGAGAAGCTTTTGGATTTGAACCAGGAACAAACGTAGAAAAAAGATTAGTAGGAGCTTTAAAGAAATTAGGTGTAGATTATGTATTTGATACTACATGGGCTGCTGATATAACAGTAATGGAAGAAGCATCTGAATTCCAAGAAAGACTAGAAAGATACTATAAAGGAGACGATACAGTAAGACTTCCAATACTAACTTCTTGTTGTCCTGCATGGGTTAAGTTTATTGAACAAAACTATCCAGATATGCTAGATGTACCATCATCAGCAAAATCACCAATGCAAATATTCTCTACAATAGCAAAAGATATTTGGGCTAAAGAACTTGGATATAAGAGAGAAAGAGTATCTGTAGTTGGAATCATGCCTTGTCTAGCTAAAAAATATGAAGCTGCAAGACCAGAATTCTCAAGAGGAGATAACTATGATACTGACTATGTAATCTCTACTAGAGAACTTATAAAAATATTTAAAGAATCAGGAATAGATCTTAAAGATGTTGAAGAGATGGAATTTGATAATCCATTAGGAGAATACTCAGGAGCTGGAATCATCTTCGGAAGAACTGGAGGAGTTATTGAGGCTGCTACAAGAAGTACAGTTGAAATGATCACTGGAACACCTCTTGAAGAGATTGAATTTAAAGAATTAAGAGGATGGGAAGGATTCAGAGCAGCTGAACTTACTATTGGACATATTGAATTAAGAATCGGTATTGCTCATGGATTAGAAGAAGCAGCAAAAATGCTTGACAAAATCAGAGCAGGAGAAGAATTCTTCCATGCTATAGAAATTATGGCATGTAAAGGAGGATGTATTGGTGGAGGAGGACAGCCTAAAGCTATTAAAAAACAGGCAGTTCTTGAAGCTAGAGCAGAAGGATTAAATAATATTGATAGAAGCTTAAAAATAAGAAGATCACATGATAACCCTTATGTAAAAGCACTATATGAAAAATATTTAGATTATCCATTAAGCCACAAAGCACATGAATTACTTCACACTAAATATTTCCCAAAAATAAAAAATAGATAA